In Capsicum annuum cultivar UCD-10X-F1 chromosome 7, UCD10Xv1.1, whole genome shotgun sequence, one genomic interval encodes:
- the LOC107878114 gene encoding pentatricopeptide repeat-containing protein At4g26680, mitochondrial, protein MKILKYFRKFSTFHTPKNTHQRKLDPIPLPHRTISEPKGQDLDFVNVAHSHLIHFDWIKLEKLSSGLTPFRAKHILLKIQKDYVLSLEFFKWVEVKNPSSNTLENQCIVLHVLTKSKKFKSAELILRKLLESGEVDFPDKLFEAILLSYRMCDSSPRVFDSLFKCYAHLKRFRNASDTFCSMKQYGFVPTVVSCNAFVSSLLSLDRVDIALWFYKEMRRSRISPNVYTFNMVMSALCKSGKLEKAVEVLREMEDISLKPNAVSYNTLIAGHCNRNLLSVSMKLKTVMEKNGVNPVDVTYNTLIHGLCKAGKLHDANKLFSEMKRTGVAPNVVTYNTLINAYSQAGNSEMGSRLFEEMANNGLKADILTYNALIWGLCKEGKTKKAAFLVKELDKANLVPTSSTFSSLISGQCASRNPDRAFQLYKSMVRGGFHPNKSTLTLLASTFIKDEDYDGAMEVLKEMLERSITPDLHMLTEICSMLLSCGEEGAIINLLQEIEARRLMPEGFDKAKVIRSTD, encoded by the coding sequence atgaagattCTTAAATATTTTCGTAAATTTTCGACTTTTCATACACCCAAAAATACCCATCAAAGAAAATTGGACCCAATTCCATTGCCTCACAGAACAATTTCTGAACCCAAAGGTCAAGATCTTGATTTTGTTAATGTAGCTCATAGTCACCTTATACATTTTGATTGGATTAAGCTTGAGAAGTTGTCTTCTGGTTTAACCCCATTTAGAGCTAAgcatattttattgaaaattcaaaaagattatgTTTTATCACTTGAATTCTTTAAATGGGTTGAGGTTAAAAACCCGAGTTCGAATACCCTTGAGAATCAGTGCATTGTTCTTCATGTACTTACTAAGAGTAAGAAGTTTAAATCCGCTGAATTAATTTTGAGGAAGCTTCTTGAATCAGGTGAAGTAGATTTTCCTGATAAATTATTTGAAGCTATACTTTTATCGTACCGAATGTGTGATTCGTCGCCACGTGTTTTTGATTCATTGTTTAAgtgttatgctcatttgaagagGTTTAGGAATGCCAGTGATACATTTTGTAGTATGAAGCAGTATGGCTTTGTTCCCACTGTTGTGTCTTGCAATGCATTCGTGAGCTCATTGCTTAGTTTGGATAGGGTAGATATTGCGTTGTGGTTTTATAAGGAGATGCGTCGTTCAAGGATTTCGCCTAATGTTTATACGTTTAATATGGTCATGAGTGCTTTATGCAAATCGGGGAAACTAGAAAAGGCTGTTGAGGTCTTAAGGGAGATGGAGGACATAAGCTTGAAACCTAATGCTGTGTCTTATAACACTTTGATTGCTGGACATTGTAACCGGAACCTCTTGAGTGTTTCAATGAAACTTAAGACCGTGATGGAGAAGAATGGTGTAAATCCAGTTGATGTTACATACAACACTCTTATTCATGGTTTATGCAAGGCAGGGAAATTACATGACGCAAACAAACTTTTCAGCGAGATGAAGAGAACCGGTGTGGCTCCAAATGTTGTCACTTATAATACGCTGATTAATGCATATAGTCAGGCTGGTAATTCTGAAATGGGGAGTAGGCTTTTTGAGGAGATGGCAAACAATGGATTGAAGGCTGATATCTTGACTTACAATGCATTGATTTGGGGACTGTGCAAGGAGGGGAAGACAAAGAAAGCTGCATTTTTGGTCAAAGAACTTGATAAGGCAAACCTAGTTCCTACTTCCTCTACTTTCTCTTCTCTGATTAGTGGACAGTGTGCCAGTAGGAATCCTGACCGTGCATTTCAACTCTACAAAAGCATGGTTAGAGGTGGTTTTCACCCGAATAAGTCCACTTTGACTCTATTAGCATCCACCTTCATCAAGGATGAGGATTATGATGGAGCAATGGAAGTCTTGAAAGAGATGCTAGAAAGATCTATTACCCCTGACTTACATATGTTAACTGAAATATGCAGCATGCTTCTCAGTTGTGGAGAAGAAGGAGCGATCATAAACCTCTTACAAGAAATAGAAGCTAGACGCCTCATGCCCGAAGGTTTTGATAAAGCAAAAGTAATTCGGTCTACAGACTGA